A single Anopheles funestus chromosome 2RL, idAnoFuneDA-416_04, whole genome shotgun sequence DNA region contains:
- the LOC125761928 gene encoding uncharacterized protein LOC125761928: MAQFYAANVLSIVLHLLLANAQQISIEEGCPKATRPHMTRCDQYYRCTVLSKDAHVWVATQCQKGLVYLHNLGTCVVPDNDWECDVSAENEKNHSEENVYGIDNLNEPSSAEEQSNEVTAFATSQEDRTKSFSTTQIDQNDIESSGDGSPERVNDELHTATTRTTNTFSTKAPARIVTPAISPGSLNASQLDSFLAYYDTQNALKLQPGQTAPKMDEKNYLNHLKQIVNQQKELNEMARIPSHTDPFSYETVPVHQLSKKKEVAIDEPLSKLNLSPGMQDIIRSILDISQKAIENQKSPVTSSASASEVKDPVVKPIFIPISVNPVPAPNVQPPTTTEQPFKDRYPTSYGSGLVGQHNLGPNTVHNSFRIPNTNDTTFNDFPQQVLYDAYGNRYVPKDATYQSMPLSYPNAVYNPYLTRSPLSSQFMIDSPSGTFYPSNSLTSSLRVPPSRFADTLSYFPSLRPSSQRINPLVRDYDRTGDSIDQVKLLESIESLENDSGHDGSLEKDLPLRDVNRHTVDLDDEGSEEDSSHGGADSTETKYKRKLFTLGDTTFDYEQYKDSMLPLVDANPDDERISVVLCMVGSRQPNNTDCFRYYICNPHNGVFQSYTCPPFTAFNKKSRMCDLSSYKQCKELMTPPAPPRAQLKSRKEPSSNKRVSQINQIKQELRKAQKYVELIRLEANKLRLHNSLPSPEGQKVIFLPSMSGKTTVGDHLKVKQKQVPIKKKPVTAKPARKVPRCRLEGRMPDPMDQSNYYVCHRKSPNKFIKLKMACPADLLYCADTQYCTLRTNC; this comes from the exons ATGGCACAGTTTTATGCAGCAAATGTGCTTTCGATAGTGTTGCATCTGCTGCTGGCTAACGCACAACAAATATCCATAGAGGAAGGTTGTCCAAAAGCTACTCGTCCTCATATGACACGTTGTGATCAATATTATCGCTGCACAGTACTATCCAAAGATGCACACGTTTGGGTTGCAACCCAGTGTCAGAAGGGACTCGTATATCTGCACAATCTCGGCACATGTGTCGTACCAG ATAACGATTGGGAGTGTGATGTTTCggctgaaaatgaaaaaaatcacagcGAAGAAAATGTGTACGGGATCGACAATCTAAACGAACCATCATCAGCTGAAGAGCAGTCGAATGAAGTAACAGCTTTTGCAACGTCACAAGAGGATCGGACGAAATCGTTCAGCACCACACAGATCGACCAGAACGATATTGAATCCAGTGGTGATGGAAGTCCGGAACGTGTAAATGATGAACTTCATACAGCAACTACCCGCACGACCAACACCTTTAGCACTAAAGCTCCCGCTCGCATAGTGACTCCAGCAATATCGCCGGGAAGTTTAAATGCATCACAGCTGGACTCGTTCCTGGCCTATTACGATACGCAGAATGCGCTAAAGCTCCAACCAGGGCAAACTGCTCCCAAAATGGACGAGAAGAACTATCTCAATCATCTGAAACAGATCGTGAACCAACAGAAAGAGTTAAACGAAATGGCACGAATTCCTAGCCACACGGATCCGTTCTCGTACGAAACTGTGCCGGTACATCAGCTcagtaaaaagaaagaagtggCAATAGACGAGCCTTTATCGAAGCTTAATCTTTCACCTGGAATGCAGGACATTATAAGAAGCATTCTGGACATTTCTCAAAAAGCGATTGAGAATCAAAAATCTCCTGTTACTTCTTCTGCTTCAGCTTCGGAAGTGAAAGATCCAGTTGTGAAACCTATATTTATACCAATATCGGTAAATCCTGTTCCGGCACCGAATGTACAACCGCCGACGACTACTGAGCAACCGTTCAAAGATCGTTATCCGACTTCATATGGTTCGGGTTTGGTTGGTCAACATAACTTGGGACCGAATACGGTTCACAATAGCTTCAGAATTCCCAACACGAATGATACAACGTTTAACGATTTTCCACAGCAAGTGTTGTACGATGCTTACGGGAATAGGTATGTGCCAAAGGATGCAACTTATCAGTCGATGCCATTAAGCTACCCGAATGCTGTCTATAACCCTTACCTGACTCGATCGCCCTTATCATCCCAATTCATGATCGATTCTCCTTCGGGAACATTTTATCCTAGTAATAGCCTCACATCATCACTACGAGTGCCACCTTCAAGGTTTGCCGATACGCTGTCATACTTTCCCAGTTTGAGACCATCATCGCAGAGAATAAATCCTTTGGTACGGGATTATGACCGAACCGGTGACAGTATCGATCAAGTGAAGTTACTCGAATCAATTGAATCCCTTGAAAATGACAGCGGGCATGATGGTAGTTTGGAAAAAGATTTACCACTGCGGGACGTGAATCGCCACACGGTGGACTTGGATGATGAAGGTTCCGAGGAGGATAGTTCACACGGTGGTGCGGATAGTACGGAAACGAAGTATAAACGAAAGCTTTTTACTCTCGGCGACACAACGTTCGATTACGAGCAGTACAAGGACAGTATGCTCCCATTGGTCGATGCCAATCCGGATGATGAACGAATTTCCGTTGTGCTGTGCATGGTCGGTAGTCGACAGCCAAATAATACCGATTGCTTCAGGTACTACATCTGCAACCCACATAATGGTGTATTCCAGTCGTACACCTGTCCTCCATTTACGGCgttcaacaaaaaatctcGCATGTGTGATTTAAGCTCGTACAAACAGTGCAAGGAGTTGATGACACCACCGGCTCCACCGCGAGCACAACTAAAATCGCGCAAGGAACCATCCTCAAATAAACGTGTTAGCCAGATCAACCAGATCAAGCAGGAACTACGGAAGGCACAGAAGTACGTCGAACTGATAAGACTCGAAGCGAACAAGCTGCGACTTCACAACAGCTTACCTTCACCGGAAGGTCAGAAAGTAATTTTCCTCCCATCGATGAGTGGCAAAACGACGGTTGGTGACCActtgaaagtgaaacaaaagcaagtTCCCATAAAAAAGAAGCCGGTAACGGCAAAACCGGCAAGAAAGGTACCACGGTGCCGGCTAGAAGGACGTATGCCGGATCCAATGGACCAAAGCAACTACTACGTCTGCCACCGGAAGAGTCCGAACAAGTTCATCAAGCTTAAGATGGCTTGTCCGGCTGATCTGCTGTACTGTGCCGACACGCAGTACTGTACGCTGCGTACCAATTGCTGA